One Spinacia oleracea cultivar Varoflay chromosome 4, BTI_SOV_V1, whole genome shotgun sequence DNA segment encodes these proteins:
- the LOC110793534 gene encoding agamous-like MADS-box protein AGL62 → MEEVVHTEKKKRTGKRKIEIKPIINKTSKQVTFSKRRTGLFKKASELGLLCGSEIAIITFSGAGKLFSFGHPTADAVIHRYINQSNCINVENSNDDNGNYNENNFGQLSEQYKKVLSNIEVEKRKADVAPSSSSSNGGLGFWWDQPIDNLGVFELEQLKNSLEGFRDEICSRIGSSLFDDIDFGN, encoded by the coding sequence ATGGAAGAAGTTGTTCATacggagaagaagaagagaacAGGGAAAAGGAAGATCGAAATTAAGCCAATAATCAACAAAACAAGCAAACAAGTAACATTCTCGAAGCGTCGAACAGGGTTATTCAAAAAAGCAAGTGAATTGGGTTTATTATGTGGGTCTGAAATCGCTATTATCACCTTCTCTGGTGCTGGTAAACTCTTCTCCTTCGGTCACCCTACTGCCGACGCTGTTATTCATCGTTACATTAATCAATCCAACTGCATAAACGTCGAAAATAGTAACGACGATAATGGTAATTACAACGAGAATAACTTTGGTCAACTGTCGGAGCAGTACAAGAAGGTTCTGAGCAATATTGAGGTGGAGAAGAGGAAGGCTGATGTTGCGCCATCATCGTCGTCGTCTAATGGTGGTTTAGGGTTTTGGTGGGATCAGCCGATTGATAATTTAGGGGTTTTTGAACTTGAACAATTAAAGAATTCACTTGAGGGTTTTAGGGATGAAATTTGTTCGAGAATCGGTTCGAGTTTGTTTGACGATATTGAT